The following proteins are encoded in a genomic region of Primulina huaijiensis isolate GDHJ02 chromosome 3, ASM1229523v2, whole genome shotgun sequence:
- the LOC140973954 gene encoding beta-D-glucosyl crocetin beta-1,6-glucosyltransferase-like yields MGTERESPKVFMLPWLAQGHISPFLELAKKLSDYNFQTYLCSTPVNLSSFKGKIPEKYSHHVHLVELHLPSSPELPPHCHTTNGLPINRHHTLRKALQSSKPRLSDLLKDLQPDLVLYDIILTWAGTVASRHNIPAASFFTSGATMFSYFCHLMIRPGVEYPYPEIRLTDFELSLVRRNAESYKNEEKDPDHAEIRDQRRGQEVIFVNTSREIEGKYVDYLSELIKMELKPVGAMIQDSNTSGDEGIEVIKWLERKEESSTVFVSFGSEYFLDKKDIEEIAHGLELSNANFIWVIRFPKGEEMDIQEVLPKGFLERVGEKGKIVEKWAPQAKILNNSSIGGFVSHCGWNSLMESIDFGVPIIAIPMHLDQPMNAKLVVELGVGVEVKRDENGNLQRREISRMIQCVLGKENGDNLRRRAKEHAYKMKARSREDMDGVVHKLQELCGKKCR; encoded by the coding sequence ATGGGTACAGAGAGAGAGAGTCCGAAGGTTTTCATGCTTCCATGGCTGGCTCAAGGCCATATTTCTCCATTCCTAGAACTTGCCAAGAAGCTTTCTGACTACAATTTTCAGACATATCTCTGTTCAACTCCCGTGAATCTGAGTTCTTTTAAGGGTAAAATCCCAGAAAAATACTCGCATCACGTCCACCTAGTGGAGCTTCATCTTCCTTCTTCGCCTGAACTTCCCCCGCACTGCCACACAACCAACGGCCTCCCGATCAATCGACATCACACTCTGAGAAAAGCCTTGCAATCTTCGAAACCCCGTCTCTCAGATCTCTTGAAAGATCTGCAGCCCGACTTGGTGCTTTATGATATCATTCTGACATGGGCGGGAACCGTAGCGTCTCGTCACAACATCCCGGCGGCTTCGTTTTTCACTTCTGGTGCGACCATGTTCTCGTATTTCTGTCATCTTATGATTCGTCCGGGGGTGGAGTACCCCTATCcggagattcgtctcacagatTTTGAGCTCTCCCTGGTTAGGAGGAACGCGGAATCGTATAAGAACGAGGAGAAAGATCCCGATCATGCTGAAATCCGTGATCAGAGAAGAGGTCAAGAGGTCATCTTTGTGAACACTTCTAGAGAAATAGAAgggaagtatgtggattatTTGTCTGAACTGATCAAAATGGAACTCAAACCTGTTGGTGCGATGATTCAGGATTCGAATACTAGTGGAGATGAGGGGATCGAGGTCATAAAATGGCTTGAAAGGAAAGAAGAAAGTTCGACTGTTTTCGTGTCGTTTGGGAGTGAGTATTTCTTGGACAAGAAAGATATCGAGGAAATAGCACATGGGTTGGAGCTAAGCAACGCCAACTTCATATGGGTTATAAGGTTTCCAAAAGGAGAGGAAATGGATATACAAGAGGTATTGCCCAAAGGGTTTCTTGAAAGGGTCGGAGAGAAGGGGAAGATAGTTGAAAAATGGGCGCCACAAGCCAAGATTCTGAACAACTCGAGCATAGGTGGATTTGTGAGCCATTGTGGTTGGAATTCATTGATGGAAAGTATAGATTTCGGGGTCCCGATTATCGCCATACCGATGCATCTCGATCAGCCGATGAATGCTAAGCTTGTGGTGGAACTTGGTGTTGGTGTGGAGGTGAAGAGAGATGAGAATGGGAATCTTCAGAGAAGAGAGATTTCAAGAATGATACAATGTGTTTTAGGCAAGGAAAATGGGGATAATTTGAGGAGAAGGGCTAAAGAACATGCGTATAAGATGAAAGCGAGAAGCAGAGAAGATATGGATGGAGTTGTGCACAAGTTGCAAGAACTTTGTGGGAAGAAGTGTCGATGA